From a single Nicotiana tabacum cultivar K326 chromosome 8, ASM71507v2, whole genome shotgun sequence genomic region:
- the LOC107832781 gene encoding serine/threonine-protein phosphatase PP1 isozyme 2-like yields MAQNGQGIEPAVLDDIINRLLEFRNARTVRQVQLSEAEIRSLCTASKEIFLQQPNLLELEAPIKICGDIHGQYGDLLRLFEYGGFPPEANYLFLGDYVDRGKQSLETICLLLAYKIKYPENFFLLRGNHECASINRIYGFYDECKRRFNVRLWKTFTDCFNCLPVAALIDDKILCMHGGLSPDLTDLDEIRNLPRPTDIPDSGLLCDLLWSDPSREVKGWGMNDRGVSYTFGSDKVAEFLMQHDMDLVCRAHQVVEDGYEFFAERQLVTIFSAPNYCGEFDNAGAMMSVDENLMCSFQILKPTDRKPRFL; encoded by the exons ATGGCTCAAAATGGGCAAGGGATAGAACCTGCAGTTCTTGATGATATAATCAACAGGCTTTTGGAGTTTAGGAATGCAAGAACTGTTAGGCAGGTTCAGCTTTCAGAAGCTGAGATTCGATCCCTCTGTACTGCTTCTAAAGAAATCTTCCTTCAGCAGCCCAATCTTTTGGAACTTGAAGCCCCTATCAAGATCTGTG GTGACATTCATGGGCAGTACGGTGATCTTCTGAGGCTTTTTGAATATGGTGGATTTCCTCCCGAGGCTAATTATTTGTTTTTAGGGGACTATGTTGACCGTGGCAAACAGAGTTTGGAAACTATATGCCTTCTACTTGCTTACAAAATTAAATACCCGGAGAACTTCTTTCTGTTAAGAGGGAATCACGAATGTGCTTCTATTAACCGGATATATGGATTTTATGATGAATGCAAGCGCCGATTTAATGTGAGGCTGTGGAAGACCTTCACTGATTGTTTCAACTGTCTTCCTGTGGCAGCTCTCATAGATGATAAAATACTTTGCATGCATGGTGGTCTTTCTCCTGATCTAACAGACTTAGATGAGATAAGGAATTTACCTCGTCCAACAGATATTCCAGACTCCGGTTTGCTTTGCGATTTACTTTGGTCAGATCCTAGTAGGGAAGTTAAAGGTTGGGGTATGAATGACAGGGGTGTCTCATACACCTTTGGTTCTGATAAAGTGGCAGAATTCTTGATGCAACATGATATGGACCTTGTTTGTCGTGCCCATCAG GTTGTGGAGGACGGCTATGAATTTTTTGCTGAAAGGCAGCTAGTCACAATATTTTCTGCACCAAACTACTGTGGCGAATTTGATAATGCTGGTGCTATGATGAGTGTGGATGAAAATTTGATGTGCTCTTTTCAGATTCTGAAGCCAACAGATAGAAAACCTCGGTTCTTATGA